One window from the genome of Megalobrama amblycephala isolate DHTTF-2021 linkage group LG4, ASM1881202v1, whole genome shotgun sequence encodes:
- the gas1b gene encoding growth arrest-specific protein 1b gives MWAHQGMARSGNPAVTPRLQILILSVGCALIYLSTASPAHNQRLICWQAIMKCQGEPECHYAYTQYLHACGPVINGNRKKCPSHCISSIIQLNLTVNGPALEDCECASDTLCKMTKRAIEPCMPRTSHMGCTEARKQCENDLECSTAMRDYLYHCRKLFGGERCSDDCRRVITNMRSIPKAQLLDTCVCDGTERTICEYVKVSMKNLCFNDRYVGSGFSDTEDDLEEDYETDYEEEENDARDLRAQKCSIVMSTILTFLAFVILR, from the coding sequence ATGTGGGCACATCAAGGAATGGCACGCTCTGGCAACCCTGCAGTCACTCCACGGCTGCAGATATTGATATTGTCCGTCGGCTGTGCGTTGATATATTTATCCACCGCATCACCGGCACACAACCAGCGTTTGATATGCTGGCAGGCCATCATGAAGTGCCAAGGAGAACCGGAGTGTCACTACGCGTATACTCAGTATCTACACGCTTGCGGTCCGGTAATAAACGGCAATAGGAAGAAATGTCCTAGCCACTGCATTTCTTCCATCATTCAGCTTAACCTGACTGTGAACGGCCCGGCACTGGAGGACTGCGAGTGCGCCTCGGACACTTTATGCAAGATGACCAAGCGAGCTATCGAACCCTGTATGCCCAGAACCAGCCACATGGGCTGCACCGAAGCTCGTAAGCAGTGCGAGAACGATCTCGAGTGCAGCACCGCCATGCGGGACTATCTGTACCACTGCAGGAAACTGTTCGGAGGAGAGCGCTGTTCGGACGACTGCCGGCGGGTCATCACGAACATGCGCTCCATTCCAAAAGCCCAGCTTCTGGACACTTGCGTGTGCGACGGCACAGAGAGGACCATATGCGAATATGTCAAAGTCAGCATGAAAAACTTATGCTTTAACGACAGATATGTCGGTAGTGGCTTTTCAGATACCGAGGACGACTTGGAGGAAGACTACGAGACGGATTATGAGGAAGAAGAGAACGATGCCCGGGATTTAAGAGCACAAAAGTGTTCGATTGTGATGTCCACCATTTTGACATTTCTCGCTTTTGTTATATTAAGATAG